In the Psychrilyobacter piezotolerans genome, TTTCATAGCTTTTTATCCGTGTATGTATATTTTATACATTCGCGTTCTATGATTTTTCTTGTTTACTTTATGATTTTATTTAATTTATTTTTTACAAATTCTAAAATTTTTAAACTATCATTTTTTGCTTCATCAACTAAATCATGAGATGGTAGCAAACCAAAACCTGTATCCATGTATCTGTAAGCTGTAGAATATGGAGTTAAATTTTCTGCTGATTCATATAATTTTTCAAACTCTTTATCCAGTTCAATTATTTTGTCTAAAATAACATTACCTCACTATCTTTAATTGGTATTTTCATAAATTAAATACCCCCTTTCTAAAATATCACTTTCAATCCGATTTTCTATCTTTGAATTTTTTTTAAATTCCATTTCACTTTCTACGATTATGTCTTTAGGAAATCCAATTCCTCTCAACGCTTTTATCCCACGTCTCATCTCTATAATTTTATTTTTACAATCTTTTGTAAGAACCATAATATCTAGATCACTATCTTCATTTGGTTCTCCCCAAGCATAAGATCCAAATATATATATTTTTTTAGGACTAAATTCTTTTACTAATCTATTTTTAGCTTCTTCAAGTTTATTTAAATTAATCATTTTTAACCTCCCTATGAGTTTATTTATTATACTCCATATTATACCATAAAAAAAAGAGGTAAATACCTCGATAAAAATAAAACTAATTTAAAAAAATTTGAAACCTTGTCACGAATTACACGAATCTTACTAAGAAAACCTCTTCTTTTTGACCCTGACTAAGGTCTGACTCTTTCTTTGCCACCAATTTACACTAATTAAATTATTCTACTGCTACAACACAGCTGTCTTTTTTCTTGTCGCAGATTACACAGATTAAAACCAAAACCTCTACACGAAGGTCACAAAGGAAAGACTAGAAAGTTCACTAAGTTTTAATTCTT is a window encoding:
- a CDS encoding nucleotidyltransferase domain-containing protein → MINLNKLEEAKNRLVKEFSPKKIYIFGSYAWGEPNEDSDLDIMVLTKDCKNKIIEMRRGIKALRGIGFPKDIIVESEMEFKKNSKIENRIESDILERGYLIYENTN